TTTTGTAGTATAATAAGGCGAATGATTCGCGGAGGATTAGTATTTCGTAATGGAGATGGTTCCAGAACTGATAACGGAGTTGAATGCTTTGGCCTACATCGGGGACATAGGACCGGCCGCCCAGTTTGTCGTCTTTAAAAAGGATGTCCGATTCTATGGCCCGTTCGAAAGCCGGGAATCCTTCTGTGATTTCAAAACCGGCTTTTCTAAATGTTAGAACAGCTCTGTACATATGTTCCGGTGAAGTAACCAGGATAACCCTTCTTTTCTGAAGTTCCGGGTATAAATTCAGGATGTTTAAAGCCTGGGCACGGGTATTTTTTCCCATAGGTTCAAAAAAGATCAGTGAATCCGGTATACCCCGGATAATCAGATCATTTCGGATTCCGTAAATTGAGCTTGACGTATCCAGCGTGTCTCCAGGTAAAGCAATGATGACCTTTTTCCCGGAAAATTCCTGTGCCAGAAATGCCGCGTGATACGTGCGCATCAGCGTGGATGCACTTGGCATTCCTCCTCCGCCCAACATGATTATGGCATCAGGCTCACCCGTAATTTCAGAATTTGCTGTTCCCAGATCGTAATAAATCCAAAAAGGACCCGTAGTGAAAGAAAAAATCAACATCAAAGCACAAAAGGCACCAAAAACCACCAACCCAATCCTGAGAAATTTGAAAAAACGAAGAAAGAAATGACGGATTTTCATGGTGAAAATTATATTACATATTACGGAAATTGCTGACAAGCTGCAGGTTGCAGGTTTCAAGTCGCAAGCCACAAAACTCATCACTCTAACCCCTAAACCCTAAACCCTAACCCCTAACCCCTAAACCCTAAACCCTAAACCCTAAACCCTAAACCCTAAACCCTAAACCCTCCCTTACGAAATCTCCTTCTGCCTGTGACTATTCACAAACAGCACATCTCCTATCCCGTCGTAGCCGGTTAATATCTCTTCTCCCTTATGTTTCAGGTTTTCTGTTCTGTACCCTATGATGGTCAGTCCGGCATCCTGTGAGGTTTGGTTTATAAGGCTTTTGCTGCGTACATTATCGTCTTTTCTGATTATGGTAATGTTCTTCTCTGTAATGGGTATTCTTCCAGTGTTTACCAGTTCGATAAGGTTTTTCCTGACCTGTTCCTCTTCTTCTTCACGGCAGATGTCAAAGATCTTGATGGGCGCTCCTCTCCAGTCGGGATGACCGGAGATGATATAACTAAGCAGGATCATCAGGTTGGAGTTTTCATAGTCGGTACTGCGTATCCAGACATGGATGGCTTTATTAAAGCCGAAACGTTTGGTTGATGTGGCAAAAATGCATACATCATAGTTTCCTGCCTTGACAAGATTGATGTTATCCAGGATCTGGGGGAGATTTTCAGGGTTGTTCTTATCAAATTCAAAGATCACCATATTGTTTTCCATTCCTGAAATTCCTGGCAATTGAATACTTTGGGCAATAGCCGAAGTGTAGGAAGGGGAGATCATCGTATCGATGTAAATATTTTGGGTCTTATGGCCGGCTTTTTCAATCAGCTTGACAAGGATATTCTTTGAATCTTCATAGGTTGCCTTTGAGTAGTAACCTTCAATGAGGTGTATATAGGTGCCGAAGCCGTACTTATAAGAAATCCAGTCGAGCAGATGGAAAAGATCATCGCGCTGAAACGAATTGCTGGATATGCAAATCGCGGAAGGCCTCCAGCTTTCTGTTGCTTTTAGTTCCATCGACTTTTGCAGATAAATTTGCAGGCGTCGGTTCAGCTGCAGGATGGCTCCCCGGAAAATGGATTGCAGCCCGCGCCTGTTGGCATGATATCGCTGTATCCCCACGTAGATAAGCACCATAAGGGCAATCGAAACAACAGCGTATATGGTGTTTATCTGGAACATAAGCCAAAGTGCCATAACGAAGCCCACCAGGCTTATGTACCATCGCGACCGGAAAGTTGGCCGGTAGGAAGGATCTGACCCGAAGTGGTTGAGGAAGGAAATCAGACAAAGGGATCCATAGGTGACCATAAAAAACATGGAGATGATTCCTGCTACGACATTGACATTTCCAAAACTCACAAAAAGGAGTGCGATCAGGCTTGTGATCAGCGACGCATTAAAAGGTTCGTTATTATCGCTCTTTCCTTTTGCCAGGAAACGGTTTAGGCGCGGTGTTGGAAAGGAGGCATCGGAAGCCAGCGCCTGCAAGGTTCTGGGTGCTACCATGATAGAACCGATCGCTGAAGATATGGTGGAAGCAGCCAAACCCAATGGAACAATGATGGCCCCGAAAAGAGCAATGCGCGACATGATAAGCTGATCGCTAACCAGATCTTCCGCGGAAGCAGAAATGGCTAATTTCCAGGAAACAAACAAATATACAATCAGTCCAATAAATGTCGCCGTAGTGGTTCCCAGTGGGATAGACTTCCGGGGTTTCTTTAAATCACCCGACAAACCCACTCCGGCTGTCATACCGGTAAATGCCGGGAACACAATGGCAAACACTACAAAGAAATCCTGGGGATTGCGGAATGAAGATAGTATACTAACCGTTGATGCAGTTTCGCTATATTCAGTATTTCCTGCAAAGAAAAGGATGAGGGAAAGAAAAAGGATGGCCACGACGACATACAAAGCTTTTACCCCAAGATTGGCTCCCCGGATCAGGATCATCAGCGCAAGGATGAGCATGGAGGGAATACTGACAACCTGCCGCGGCAGCCAGATCCCCTTTTCCTGAGCAAGCCAGTTAAATACCGGCTCAAAAGCCTCAGTGAAAGCAATCACATAAAAAGCCACGGATATAGCCTGCGAGAAATAAAGGGCTATGCCTATGGTTGCCCCTATATTTAACCCAAAAGAACGGGAAATGATAAAATACTCCCCTCCCCCTTCAACACGCTGGTTGGTCGCAATCTCCGACAAAGCCAGTGCCGTGGGAATAGTAACCAGGTGACCCAGGACTATAATAAGAATAACCCCCAGGAAACCCAGTGTGCCTATCGCAAACCCAAACCGCAGAAAAAGAATGGCACCCAGTATGGTACTGATAGCCGTAAGGAAAACCGGAGCCGTGCCGAAACCCAATGATCTGTTCATAACAGCAGTAAAGATAAAAAAAAGGCAAACGCACCCAAAAACACATTAATTTGTCCCAGCCCTCCCCCTCCCTCTGCCGCCTGCCACCTGTAACCTGCAACCTGATAAAGTTACAGGTTTCAGGTTACAGGTTACAGGTGTGGGTCTGGAGTGTGGGGTTTCCATTTTTCACTACCTTTGAACTGAAAATGGATGTATTATGAAAAAGTTAACATTTTGGGTTGGGGTTATCTTGTATTCATTATTGTTCATCTGGCCGGATATGGGGTTTTCCCAGGAAGGGATACCTGCTGATTTTTGTATCTCCGAACAGGAAAAACGTTTATACCTCTTGATCAACAATTATAGAATTAAAAATGATCTTCCGGAGATACAGTTATCCAAATCGCTATCGTTTGTTGCCAAAACGCATGTAAAAGACCTTTACGACAACCGGCCGGACACGAGTATCTGTAACCTGAACAGCTGGTCGGACAAGGGAAAATGGACGGCATGCTGTCATTCCCCGTATCTGCCTAAACCCGAATGTATCCTGAACAAACCCGGGGAACTCACAAATTACAAGCACCAGGCTCATGAACTGGCATTCTGGGAGATGGCCGACACCCATCCCGACAGTGTTTTCCGCTTTTGGACAAACACGCAAGAAACCCGGAATTTTCTGGTCAACGAAGGAAAATGGAATAAAAACAAATGGGTTGCCCTGGGAGTTGGCTTATATCATGGATATGCTTCCATCTGGTTAGGTGAAGCGAGAGATCCCGAATCAGAACCTTCGATTTGCGGGGTCTCCGGGATTTCTATTATTGATTCGCTCGCTAAAAAGCAGGATGATAAAATCAATATTATCACTACTGCCGGCAAAAAATTCTATCTCATCTACGGAAGCTACACAGCACGTGCTGAAGCGGAGGCACAGGCCAGGAAATACAAGGAAAAAGGTTTTTCGGGAGTAATGATCGTAAAATCAAATGAAAAGTACCGGATAGCTTTATCAAAACACAACACGCATGACGAAGCGACCAGGGCTAAATCTGTCCTTAGTGCTGATTATAGCGGGGCGTGGATACTTAATTACTAAGCACTTCCTTCATTTTCTTGCCAATATCGGCAGGTGAATCCACGACGTAAATCCCGCATTCGGTAAGGATTTGCTTTTTGGCCTGAGCTGTATCTGCCTTCCCGCCAATGATGGCGCCTGCATGTCCCATCCTGCGGCCTTTTGGGGCTGTTGCACCGGCGATGAACCCAACTACCGGTTTCTTTCCGTGTTCTTTATACCAGCGCGCAGCATCCGCTTCCATGTTACCACCGATTTCGCCTATCATCACGATACCTTTGGTGTCAGGATCCTTTTCGAACATCTTCAGGGCATCCAAGGTAGTAGTGCCCAAAACCGGATCGCCACCTATACCTATTGCGGTTGTTTGTCCCAGCCCTGCCTGAGTTAGTTGCTGCACAGCTTCATAGGTGAGGGTTCCGGAACGGGAGACTATTCCCACAATGCCCGGCTCATGAATGAACCCCGGCATGATCCCTACCTTGGCTTCACCGGGGGTGATAACGCCCGGACAATTCGGACCAACAAGTATGCTTGGTTTATCACACAGGAATGTTTTCACCTTGATCATGTCCTCAGTCGGGATACCTTCCGTGATACAGATAATTACACCGATCCCAGCTTCGGCAGCCTCCATGATGGCATCGGCAGCAAAAGGTGGCGGCACAAAAATCACCGACACATTTGCCCCGGCCTGATCAACAGCTTCCTTTACCGTGTTAAAGACAGGTTTGTCCAGATGGGTACTTCCCCCTTTACCCGGAGTCACTCCTCCAATCACATTGGTACCGTATTCAATCATCTGGGTGGCATGGAAAGTACCTTCTTTTCCCGTAAAACCCTGAACCACAATCCTGGAATCCTTATTAACAAGCACACTCATATTATTCGGTTTTAATGAATAAGCAAAAATAGGAAAAAAGCAGGTAAAGTTTAAATATGTCTTTAAACAAATGAATATGGAGAATGTTCGCACCCAAGGCCGAGCAAAGCCGAGGGCCAAGCGAAGCCGAATGCCGAGCAAAGCCGAGGCCCGAGCAACCCAGCAATCCAGTCCCCAGCCCCCCAGTTCATAAGCTACAAGTTCCCCTGGACATTTTACCTTGCTTTTCCGTATCTTTACAAAAAAAACGATGTCACGCTTATTTGTTACCAACGATGATACGATCTGTGCGTTGGCTACACCGCCCGGCAGCAGCGCAATTGCAGTGATAAGGGTCTCCGGTGCGGATGCCTTTGCCGTCATGAAAGAAATATTTTTCCCCAGGAACAAAGATTTTGATCCCGATAAGGTTCCCGGTCATACGATACATTTTGGGATGATAAAAGACGGGGATGATGTTCTGGATGAGGTCTTGCTCAGCATCTTTCGCAAGCCGCATTCATACACGGGTGAGGATAGTATAGAGATATCCTGTCACGGGTCTCCGTATATCCAGGAGCGCATACTTCATTTGTTGATACGTCATGGCATACGGCAGGCACAGCGCGGGGAATTCACGCTAAGGGCATTCCGTAACGGTAAGTTTGACCTTTCTCAGGCAGAGGCCGTGGCCGACCTGGTTGCGGCCAACTCAAGCTCATCACATCAGCTGGCTATAAGTCAGATGCGTGGAGGATACTCAGAGAAGATCCGTGAACTCAGGAAGAAACTGATACATTTTGCCTCCCTGATAGAGCTGGAGCTGGATTTCAGCGAGGAAGACGTGGAATTCGCCAATAGGACCGAGCTGGATGATTTGCTCCGGGAAATGAAAGCAGAGATCACCCGGCTCATTGAATCCTTTGCGCACGGGAATGTCCTGAAATCAGGAATACCCGTTGCCATTATCGGCAAACCCAACACGGGAAAATCGACGCTGCTCAACGCCATCCTGAACGAAGAGAAAGCCATCGTTTCTGACATCCCGGGAACAACCCGTGATGCCATTGAAGATACAATTGTATTGGAAGGTATTGCCTTCCGCTTTGTTGATACAGCCGGACTGCGTTATTCCGAAGACAGGATAGAGAGCATGGGAATAGAAAGGACCTTTGAAAAGATCCGGCAGTCGAGGATTATCCTTTACCTGTTCGATGTAAGTGAAAATTCCTGTGAAACCGTACTCAACGATCTGGACGCCTTCCGGAACGAAATGATTGAGAAGATCGGACTGGATGAGTGGGAATCGAAGACACTGATCATCATCGGCAACAAGATAGATAAACTGGTGGAGATACCTCGTCATTTCCGTGATTTTGTAGAAATGAAGTGTCTCTTCGTCTCCGCCAAACGCAAGGAGAACCTGGCCATGATCTCAGACAGCTTGCTTGAAGCGGTAAAGGCGGATCATCCTGACGACAGCATTATGGTCTCAAACACCCGTCACTACGAAGCCTTTACCCGCACCCTGGCCGCCCTCGACCGGGTGATGAGCGGCTTTGCCGGCAATGTTCCCACCGATCTTATCACCATCGACCTCCGCGACGCCCTCCACAACATCGGCGAAGTTACCGGGGAGGTGACAACGGAGGAGATACTTCAGAATATATTTGGGAGTTTTTGTATCGGGAAGTGAATGAGACTGCCTTTCCACAAGCCGAAGGCGCAGTGGAAAGGCTAGTCTTAAACAGATATGCGACCCCTCCGGGGTCGTGGCTTGGTTCGCGCTGGCTGGGCTATAAACATGCGACCCCTCCGGGGTCGTGGGGTTATTGGGGTTATCCGGGCTATAAACATGCGACCCCTCCGGGGTCGTGGGGTTATTGGGGTTATCCGGGCTATAAATATGCGACCCCTCCGGGGTCGGGGTGGTATGATTAACGTATATCTGATATTGCTGTTCAAATCGTCAATTAACTATATAAATATTCGGATCAAATAAGTTCATTAAGTGCTTAATGAATCAAATTTGCAACTCTTAACTTCTTGAAAATTCAAGTTAAGTCGAATATTATTATAATAATTTTCAAGTAATCCTGAAAAATATTATCTTTCATTACTTTCTGGTTAAATATGTTTGAATCATTAAAAAAAGTGTAATAAAAAATTTCAGACAGGACCACCCCGTAGGGGTAAAATATGGGTAGTAAAGAAAATAAGATTGACGCGTAAGTCCCGTAGGGACGCAATAAAAATTTCCCCGGATAGCAGGGATATGAAATAAATAATACATACAAAAATGCTTAAAATGACCATAAAAACGGCTAACTTAACATTGGCACTAATTGTATTGACTTCTTTTTCAGAAGCCCAGGTAAGCGACATCAACATTGTGAACAAACTCTTAGGCAAAAACTATCTTGAAATAAGCCAAACGCTGGATACTTTGGGAGTATGGTATTACTATCACGGTGATGAGAATTGCTCTCTTACGATTGAAACCAATGGTATCGCTAAATGTTTTTACTTTCATTACTATTACACCAACCAAAATTTCTGCAAAATTTATAAGATCGTTATCAATTACAGGCATGATTCCAGATCCCAGATAGAAGAATTGAAGAAAATAAAAAAACTGGGAAATGTAGAAGTAGGAAAGTTTTCTACGGATGTCGTGTTTAAGCTTTGATGGGTAGTTTTAATATTCCTTTCTTTATCAAATCCATTAAAATAAATATATCAGGGTGTAAAAATTTTTGAGCCGGGGTTTAATATGCGACCCCTCCGGGGTCGGGGGTTGGGTCGCGTTGGCTGGGCTTTAAACCAATAAAAAGGAAGTTTTTTTTCAAACATATTCTCTTTTAGCTTATTTTTGATAATTGACAGGAAATAAGCCCATAAAAGTATTTATTTTTAGGTATTTTAGTAAATTCGTTATCAAGGAATCTATTGTTTACATGAGGAAAAGGTTTGTCTCTTTTGTGTTTATTCTGCTTTTTTGCTGTTCTTTAGAGTCATCTGCACAGGATAATCATTACTGGTCGCAGCAGTTTGGAGCGAAATCGACCCTGTTGGGTGGAGCGATGGTTGGTGGCGTAAGGGATAATTCTGCAATTTTCTACAATCCGGGTGCATTCACGTTTATCAAGTACCCAAGTTTGTCGGTCAATGCCAACCTTTATGAAATAAACAAGTTGCTCATCAAGGATGGCGCCGGAGAAGGGGTTAACCTGAACTCAGCTAGGGTCAGCATCTTTCCTCAAATCATCTCAGGTATGTTGACACTGAAGAAATGGCCCAGGATGCACCTGAGTTATTGCCTGATGACAAGGCACTATGATAACATTCTCATTAAAACCCGCTTTACCAGCCAGGACTTCAGCAGTCCGTCGCAAGGAGTAGAAGAATATATTGGTGTATTTGATTACACCAATCAACTGAATGAACAATGGCTTGGATTTGCTGCTTCCTATGAAGTCAATGAAAAATTGGGTATCGGCATCTCTTTCTTCGGGAACTATCGGGCACAAACGTACCAGCAATCCTATTTTGTAAGAAAGATTCAACTGGATGATTCGACTAACTGGATCATTACTTCAAATAATGATAAGTTCCTGAAATACTGGACGATGTCGGGCCTTTTTAAGATTGGCCTTGCGTATGAAACCGGTGGATGGAAGTTAGGACTTACACTAACAACGCCCTCGTTTGGCTTTGCCGGGAGAGGGGATATGCAACGCGAGTTTTCGGTGTACGCGGCTTCTGATGATCCATCAGACACGGCACAAAGCTTCATCCTGATGGACAGGGTTTCTAAGATCAAAGTGCGTTATCAACGGCCTCTTTCAATGGCTTTCGGCGTTGAATATTCAACGCCGAAAACACGGATTGCCTTGTCGGGGGAGTATTTCTTCGGAATCCGTCAATACGACATGATGGCTCCCCAAACCACACCATTTATTTATCCTCCTCAGTATGAGGACAGCTCCTATATTCAGGAATTTGCGCAGGATTTTTTACTGGTTCAGCGAAAAGCAAAAGCTGTTTTCAATGTTGGGATTGGACTGGAACAGAAACTCTTTCCCAGGCTCTCCCTCCTTGCCGGTTTCCATACCGATTTTTCCAGCTACGAACAGGCTGAGCATGAAGATATATTTTCTAACCATGGAGGAAACTGGGATCTCTACCATTGTTCACTGGGACTCTCTTTCCATCGCAAAAAGCAAATTATCTCAGTGGGAATTACCTACACATTCAGTCCTCAGGAAAACATTGATCCCTATGCCATGATCAACCCCAATCAGGCGGATTTTAAGAAAGCCACTGTATATTCGCAAACATTTGCCATTTCCATCGGTTACACGTATCTCTTCCCAAGAGAATAATCTACCTTTTCAGGACTGTCCTTTCCATACATCAAACGATCCCCGCCTGCTGCAGGGCCTTTTCAGGCTGATTCATTATTTGTCTCCGTTTCCTCGTTTTTAATCCAGAGTAAAAAGAGGTTATAACCGATGGATAAGATGACGGCACCTACAAATAACCCAAGAATTCCTGAAACGATAAAACCTCCGATAGCTCCCATAAAGATAATAACCATCGGCGCTGGTGCTCCTTTCCCAAGCAGGATCGGTTTC
The genomic region above belongs to Bacteroidota bacterium and contains:
- a CDS encoding YdcF family protein is translated as MKIRHFFLRFFKFLRIGLVVFGAFCALMLIFSFTTGPFWIYYDLGTANSEITGEPDAIIMLGGGGMPSASTLMRTYHAAFLAQEFSGKKVIIALPGDTLDTSSSIYGIRNDLIIRGIPDSLIFFEPMGKNTRAQALNILNLYPELQKRRVILVTSPEHMYRAVLTFRKAGFEITEGFPAFERAIESDILFKDDKLGGRSYVPDVGQSIQLRYQFWNHLHYEILILRESFALLYYKIKGWI
- a CDS encoding amino acid permease, coding for MNRSLGFGTAPVFLTAISTILGAILFLRFGFAIGTLGFLGVILIIVLGHLVTIPTALALSEIATNQRVEGGGEYFIISRSFGLNIGATIGIALYFSQAISVAFYVIAFTEAFEPVFNWLAQEKGIWLPRQVVSIPSMLILALMILIRGANLGVKALYVVVAILFLSLILFFAGNTEYSETASTVSILSSFRNPQDFFVVFAIVFPAFTGMTAGVGLSGDLKKPRKSIPLGTTTATFIGLIVYLFVSWKLAISASAEDLVSDQLIMSRIALFGAIIVPLGLAASTISSAIGSIMVAPRTLQALASDASFPTPRLNRFLAKGKSDNNEPFNASLITSLIALLFVSFGNVNVVAGIISMFFMVTYGSLCLISFLNHFGSDPSYRPTFRSRWYISLVGFVMALWLMFQINTIYAVVSIALMVLIYVGIQRYHANRRGLQSIFRGAILQLNRRLQIYLQKSMELKATESWRPSAICISSNSFQRDDLFHLLDWISYKYGFGTYIHLIEGYYSKATYEDSKNILVKLIEKAGHKTQNIYIDTMISPSYTSAIAQSIQLPGISGMENNMVIFEFDKNNPENLPQILDNINLVKAGNYDVCIFATSTKRFGFNKAIHVWIRSTDYENSNLMILLSYIISGHPDWRGAPIKIFDICREEEEEQVRKNLIELVNTGRIPITEKNITIIRKDDNVRSKSLINQTSQDAGLTIIGYRTENLKHKGEEILTGYDGIGDVLFVNSHRQKEIS
- a CDS encoding SPOR domain-containing protein, which gives rise to MKKLTFWVGVILYSLLFIWPDMGFSQEGIPADFCISEQEKRLYLLINNYRIKNDLPEIQLSKSLSFVAKTHVKDLYDNRPDTSICNLNSWSDKGKWTACCHSPYLPKPECILNKPGELTNYKHQAHELAFWEMADTHPDSVFRFWTNTQETRNFLVNEGKWNKNKWVALGVGLYHGYASIWLGEARDPESEPSICGVSGISIIDSLAKKQDDKINIITTAGKKFYLIYGSYTARAEAEAQARKYKEKGFSGVMIVKSNEKYRIALSKHNTHDEATRAKSVLSADYSGAWILNY
- the sucD gene encoding succinate--CoA ligase subunit alpha yields the protein MSVLVNKDSRIVVQGFTGKEGTFHATQMIEYGTNVIGGVTPGKGGSTHLDKPVFNTVKEAVDQAGANVSVIFVPPPFAADAIMEAAEAGIGVIICITEGIPTEDMIKVKTFLCDKPSILVGPNCPGVITPGEAKVGIMPGFIHEPGIVGIVSRSGTLTYEAVQQLTQAGLGQTTAIGIGGDPVLGTTTLDALKMFEKDPDTKGIVMIGEIGGNMEADAARWYKEHGKKPVVGFIAGATAPKGRRMGHAGAIIGGKADTAQAKKQILTECGIYVVDSPADIGKKMKEVLSN
- the mnmE gene encoding tRNA uridine-5-carboxymethylaminomethyl(34) synthesis GTPase MnmE gives rise to the protein MSRLFVTNDDTICALATPPGSSAIAVIRVSGADAFAVMKEIFFPRNKDFDPDKVPGHTIHFGMIKDGDDVLDEVLLSIFRKPHSYTGEDSIEISCHGSPYIQERILHLLIRHGIRQAQRGEFTLRAFRNGKFDLSQAEAVADLVAANSSSSHQLAISQMRGGYSEKIRELRKKLIHFASLIELELDFSEEDVEFANRTELDDLLREMKAEITRLIESFAHGNVLKSGIPVAIIGKPNTGKSTLLNAILNEEKAIVSDIPGTTRDAIEDTIVLEGIAFRFVDTAGLRYSEDRIESMGIERTFEKIRQSRIILYLFDVSENSCETVLNDLDAFRNEMIEKIGLDEWESKTLIIIGNKIDKLVEIPRHFRDFVEMKCLFVSAKRKENLAMISDSLLEAVKADHPDDSIMVSNTRHYEAFTRTLAALDRVMSGFAGNVPTDLITIDLRDALHNIGEVTGEVTTEEILQNIFGSFCIGK